A genomic stretch from Sceloporus undulatus isolate JIND9_A2432 ecotype Alabama chromosome 5, SceUnd_v1.1, whole genome shotgun sequence includes:
- the PRMT9 gene encoding protein arginine N-methyltransferase 9 isoform X1, with translation MPNSKRKSRRRRKVGQETGRHELVSRSLQSAQHCLENQDFGTAYAHYLLVLNLAPELKNDVKETFQFALFKWAEELDSLARVQDLFGCYEQALELFPNDEVICNSMGEHLFKMGFRDEAAAYFHKAVKLNPDFPDAKENFYRVANWVVERWHFVMLNDSNRNLLYQKAIQKAVHSGCRSVLDIGTGTGILSMFAKKAGASSVYACELSKTMYELACEVLAANALNGEIKLLHMKSLDIEVPKHMPERVSLVVTETVDSGLFGEGIVESLIHAWEHLLLPPKPNDFSVDSENYGKVIPAGATIWGMAVECREIRRHHRVDIKEVAGVCLPESLVFHSPAYTSAGSDETLEPYTTEKLSRVPGGYKALTEHFQVLTINFNDLQELKSFAIRKPSKINMPVIERGILDAIVVWFTLQLDDDHTLSTSPRDDTCWEQAVYPVQGLLDYSVKCGDSVTMEVSCQDFYLRIQEISLVTSDYGMDVERNLKEKNSEAELCSALASLQTASTMESAWQECMLESTEIALLNNLSYHECFKAAIGKVLSSLSLPEQLSSMDVDSQNDEMNLGKVKTKDQNKKTLDPLYVLDVSEGFSILPVIAGKFGPVKAYSSVEKEQHQVALNLILEANKFPKETLEFWLNHVQDDNMVLQRPRSDKLWSIIILDVIETSGLIQQDVMEKAAISRCLLHSGGKIFPQHVKMYGMLVESRSLVLETAVQGTDPTLGFNIAPFINQFKVPIRVFLDLSALSYVPLSNSVELLRVDLMNPYLNSPSREVKVTIHKPGQVTGIPFWYHVCLDEDSVLDTSSESSHWKQAAVVLDKPIQVQAGDELVLSIQYHNSNISITVK, from the exons ATGCCCAACTCTAAAAGGAAATCTCGTCGTAGACGCAAAGTTGGTCAAGAAACTGGAAGACATGAATTAGTCTCCAGGTCCTTGCAAAGTGCTCAGCATTGTCTGGAGAATCAAGATTTTGGAACTGCATATGCACACTACCTCTTGGTATTAAATCTAGCTCCTGAGCTTAAAAATGATGTCAAG GAAACATTTCAGTTTGCCCTTTTTAAATGGGCAGAAGAACTGGATTCTTTGGCACGAGTTCAGGATTTATTTGGCTGCTATGAGCAAGCCCTGGAATTGTTCCCTAATGATGAAGTCATATGTAACAGCATGGGAGAGCATCTCTTCAA AATGGGTTTTAGAGATGAAGCAGCTGCATATTTCCATAAAGCTGTGAAGCTAAATCCTGACTTTCCAGATGCAAAAGAGAATTTTTACCGTGTTGCCAACTGGGTGGTAGAACGATGGCACTTTGTCATGCTCAATGACTCCAATAGGAATTTGCTATATCAAAAAGCAATTCAAAAAGCAGTTCATTCTGGGTGCAGAAGTGTTCTTGATATTGGAACAGGAACAGGAATTCTCAG CATGTTTGCTAAAAAAGCTGGAGCATCTTCGGTCTATGCCTGTGAGTTGTCAAAGACCATGTATGAATTGGCTTGTGAAGTGCTAGCTGCAAATGCTTTAAATGGAGAAATTAAACTTCTTCATATGAAATCCCTGGATATTGAAGTTCCAAAGCATATGCCTGAAAG agTTTCTCTGGTTGTCACTGAAACAGTAGATTCTGGTTTATTTGGAGAAGGGATTGTGGAAAGCTTGATCCATGCTTGGGAGCACTTGCTTTTACCACCAAAG cCTAATGATTTCAGTGTTGATTCTGAAAACTATGGTAAAGTTATACCAGCAGGAGCTACTATATGGGGCATGGCAGTGGAATGCAGAGAGATACGGAGACATCATAG GGTAGACATAAAAGAAGTTGCTGGTGTCTGCTTGCCAGAATCATTAGTGTTCCACAGTCCAGCATATACCTCTGCAGGCTCAGATGAAACTCTTGAACCTTACACCACTGAAAAACTCAGCAGAGTTCCTGGTGGCTATAAGGCCCTCACAGAACATTTCCAAGTTTTGACCATCAACTTTAACGATCTGCAG GAGTTGAAAAGCTTTGCAATTAGGAAGCCATCCAAGATCAACATGCCTGTTATTGAAAGAGGAATCTTAGATGCCATTGTGGTCTGGTTTACATTGCAACTTGATGATGATCATACACTTTCTACAAGTCCAAGGGATGACACCTGTTGGGAACAGGCTGTTTACCCAGTACAAGGTCTCCTAG ATTACTCTGTGAAATGTGGAGATTCTGTTACAATGGAAGTATCCTGCCAAGACTTCTATCTAAGGATCCAAGAGATTTCTCTTGTGACTTCTGATTATGGAATGGATGTCGAAAGAAATCTGAAGGAAAAGAACAGTGAGGCTGAGCTCTGCAGTGCCTTGGCCAGCCTTCAGACAGCAAGCACAATGGAAAGTGCATGGCAGGAATGCATGCTAGAATCCACTGAGATTGCTTTACTAAACAATCTATCATATCATGAATGTTTTAAAGCTGCAATAGGCAAAGTGCTATCATCATTAAGTCTCCCTGAACAGTTGTCCTCTATGGATGTGGATAGTCAAAATGATGAAATGAATCTTGGAAAAGTCAAAACAaaagatcaaaacaaaaagaCTCTTGACCCTCTGTATGTGTTAGATGTATCAGAAGGATTTTCAATCTTACCAGTAATTGCAGGCAAATTTGGGCCAGTTAAGGCATATAGCTCTGTTGAAAAAGAACAGCACCAAGTAGCTCTCAATCTGATTTTAGAAGCCAACAAATTTCCTAAGGAAACATTAGAGTTTTGGCTCAACCATGTACAGGATGACAATATGGTTTTACAGAGGCCTAGATCTGACAAATTATGGAGTATTATAATTTTAGATGTTATCGAGACATCTGGTCTAATTCAGCAGGATGTAATGGAAAAGGCAGCAATATCCAG GTGTTTGCTTCACTCTGGAGGCAAGATATTCCCACAGCATGTCAAGATGTATGGAATGCTTGTGGAATCAAGGTCGCTAGTACTTGAGACTGCAGTTCAAGGGACCGATCCCACACTTGGTTTCAACATTGCACCTTTTATCAACCAGTTCAAG GTGCCCATCCGTGTATTTTTGGATCTATCTGCACTATCATATGTGCCTTTAAGCAACTCAGTGGAACTTCTGCGAGTGGATCTCATGAACCCGTATTTGAATAGCCCCAGTAGAGAAGTTAAG GTAACCATTCATAAGCCAGGTCAAGTGACCGGTATTCCCTTCTGGTATCATGTGTGTCTGGATGAAGACAGTGTTTTGGATACATCAAGCGAGTCCTCTCACTGGAAACAAGCTGCTGTTGTGTTAGACAAGCCTATTCAAGTTCAAGCAGGAGATGAGCTTGTATTAAGCATCCAGTATCACAACAGCAACATCAGCATAACAGTAAAATAA
- the PRMT9 gene encoding protein arginine N-methyltransferase 9 isoform X2 yields MPNSKRKSRRRRKVGQETGRHELVSRSLQSAQHCLENQDFGTAYAHYLLVLNLAPELKNDVKETFQFALFKWAEELDSLARVQDLFGCYEQALELFPNDEVICNSMGEHLFKMGFRDEAAAYFHKAVKLNPDFPDAKENFYRVANWVVERWHFVMLNDSNRNLLYQKAIQKAVHSGCRSVLDIGTGTGILSMFAKKAGASSVYACELSKTMYELACEVLAANALNGEIKLLHMKSLDIEVPKHMPERVSLVVTETVDSGLFGEGIVESLIHAWEHLLLPPKPNDFSVDSENYGKVIPAGATIWGMAVECREIRRHHRVDIKEVAGVCLPESLVFHSPAYTSAGSDETLEPYTTEKLSRVPGGYKALTEHFQVLTINFNDLQELKSFAIRKPSKINMPVIERGILDAIVVWFTLQLDDDHTLSTSPRDDTCWEQAVYPVQGLLDYSVKCGDSVTMEVSCQDFYLRIQEISLVTSDYGMDVERNLKEKNSEAELCSALASLQTASTMESAWQECMLESTEIALLNNLSYHECFKAAIGKVLSSLSLPEQLSSMDVDSQNDEMNLGKVKTKDQNKKTLDPLYVLDVSEGFSILPVIAGKFGPVKAYSSVEKEQHQVALNLILEANKFPKETLEFWLNHVQDDNMVLQRPRSDKLWSIIILDVIETSGLIQQDVMEKAAISRCLLHSGGKIFPQHVKMYGMLVESRSLVLETAVQGTDPTLGFNIAPFINQFKVPIRVFLDLSALSYVPLSNSVELLRVDLMNPYLNSPSREVKQTCNKTEWAGMNSLAVNTILLWLW; encoded by the exons ATGCCCAACTCTAAAAGGAAATCTCGTCGTAGACGCAAAGTTGGTCAAGAAACTGGAAGACATGAATTAGTCTCCAGGTCCTTGCAAAGTGCTCAGCATTGTCTGGAGAATCAAGATTTTGGAACTGCATATGCACACTACCTCTTGGTATTAAATCTAGCTCCTGAGCTTAAAAATGATGTCAAG GAAACATTTCAGTTTGCCCTTTTTAAATGGGCAGAAGAACTGGATTCTTTGGCACGAGTTCAGGATTTATTTGGCTGCTATGAGCAAGCCCTGGAATTGTTCCCTAATGATGAAGTCATATGTAACAGCATGGGAGAGCATCTCTTCAA AATGGGTTTTAGAGATGAAGCAGCTGCATATTTCCATAAAGCTGTGAAGCTAAATCCTGACTTTCCAGATGCAAAAGAGAATTTTTACCGTGTTGCCAACTGGGTGGTAGAACGATGGCACTTTGTCATGCTCAATGACTCCAATAGGAATTTGCTATATCAAAAAGCAATTCAAAAAGCAGTTCATTCTGGGTGCAGAAGTGTTCTTGATATTGGAACAGGAACAGGAATTCTCAG CATGTTTGCTAAAAAAGCTGGAGCATCTTCGGTCTATGCCTGTGAGTTGTCAAAGACCATGTATGAATTGGCTTGTGAAGTGCTAGCTGCAAATGCTTTAAATGGAGAAATTAAACTTCTTCATATGAAATCCCTGGATATTGAAGTTCCAAAGCATATGCCTGAAAG agTTTCTCTGGTTGTCACTGAAACAGTAGATTCTGGTTTATTTGGAGAAGGGATTGTGGAAAGCTTGATCCATGCTTGGGAGCACTTGCTTTTACCACCAAAG cCTAATGATTTCAGTGTTGATTCTGAAAACTATGGTAAAGTTATACCAGCAGGAGCTACTATATGGGGCATGGCAGTGGAATGCAGAGAGATACGGAGACATCATAG GGTAGACATAAAAGAAGTTGCTGGTGTCTGCTTGCCAGAATCATTAGTGTTCCACAGTCCAGCATATACCTCTGCAGGCTCAGATGAAACTCTTGAACCTTACACCACTGAAAAACTCAGCAGAGTTCCTGGTGGCTATAAGGCCCTCACAGAACATTTCCAAGTTTTGACCATCAACTTTAACGATCTGCAG GAGTTGAAAAGCTTTGCAATTAGGAAGCCATCCAAGATCAACATGCCTGTTATTGAAAGAGGAATCTTAGATGCCATTGTGGTCTGGTTTACATTGCAACTTGATGATGATCATACACTTTCTACAAGTCCAAGGGATGACACCTGTTGGGAACAGGCTGTTTACCCAGTACAAGGTCTCCTAG ATTACTCTGTGAAATGTGGAGATTCTGTTACAATGGAAGTATCCTGCCAAGACTTCTATCTAAGGATCCAAGAGATTTCTCTTGTGACTTCTGATTATGGAATGGATGTCGAAAGAAATCTGAAGGAAAAGAACAGTGAGGCTGAGCTCTGCAGTGCCTTGGCCAGCCTTCAGACAGCAAGCACAATGGAAAGTGCATGGCAGGAATGCATGCTAGAATCCACTGAGATTGCTTTACTAAACAATCTATCATATCATGAATGTTTTAAAGCTGCAATAGGCAAAGTGCTATCATCATTAAGTCTCCCTGAACAGTTGTCCTCTATGGATGTGGATAGTCAAAATGATGAAATGAATCTTGGAAAAGTCAAAACAaaagatcaaaacaaaaagaCTCTTGACCCTCTGTATGTGTTAGATGTATCAGAAGGATTTTCAATCTTACCAGTAATTGCAGGCAAATTTGGGCCAGTTAAGGCATATAGCTCTGTTGAAAAAGAACAGCACCAAGTAGCTCTCAATCTGATTTTAGAAGCCAACAAATTTCCTAAGGAAACATTAGAGTTTTGGCTCAACCATGTACAGGATGACAATATGGTTTTACAGAGGCCTAGATCTGACAAATTATGGAGTATTATAATTTTAGATGTTATCGAGACATCTGGTCTAATTCAGCAGGATGTAATGGAAAAGGCAGCAATATCCAG GTGTTTGCTTCACTCTGGAGGCAAGATATTCCCACAGCATGTCAAGATGTATGGAATGCTTGTGGAATCAAGGTCGCTAGTACTTGAGACTGCAGTTCAAGGGACCGATCCCACACTTGGTTTCAACATTGCACCTTTTATCAACCAGTTCAAG GTGCCCATCCGTGTATTTTTGGATCTATCTGCACTATCATATGTGCCTTTAAGCAACTCAGTGGAACTTCTGCGAGTGGATCTCATGAACCCGTATTTGAATAGCCCCAGTAGAGAAGTTAAG CAAACCTGCAATAAGACTGAGTGGGCTGGAATGAACAGTTTAGCAGTAAACACAATCCTGCTATGGTTATG GTAA
- the TMEM184C gene encoding transmembrane protein 184C, whose translation MPCTCGNWRRWIRPLVATVYAVGLLVAVPLCIWELQKLEVGIHTKAWFIAGIFLLMTIPISLWGILQHLVHYTQPELQKPIIRILWMVPIYSLDSWIALKYPNIAIYVDTCRECYEAYVIYNFMLFLSNYLINQYPNLVLIIEAKDQQKHLPPLCCCPPWAMGEVLLFRCKLGVLQYTVVRPFTTIIALICELVGVYDEGNFSFKNAWTYLVIFNNISQLFAMYCLVLFYKVLRDELNPIRPVGKFLCVKMVVFVSFWQAVLIALLVKIGIISEKRTWEWQSVEAVATGLQDFIICVEMFFAAIAHHYSFSYKPYVQEAEEGSCFDSFLAMWDISDLRADVTEQVRHVGRTVFGPPRKMFFGEDLDQNEHTSLLSSSTQDPISAASSIPSSPAGHYQGFGHTVTPTMPTEPISDDFCNSAEENENSPVQGEKPMDKS comes from the exons ATGCCTTGCACCTGCGGCAACTGGCGGCGCTGGATCCGTCCGCTGGTGGCCACGGTCTACGCCGTGGGGCTGCTGGTGGCCGTGCCGCTCTGCATCTGGGAGCTCCAGAAGCTGGAG GTTGGAATCCATACCAAAGCATGGTTTATAGCTGGGATCTTTTTATTGATGACAATACCAATATCTCTTTGGGGAATATTACAGCATTTAGTTCATTATACTCAGCCTGAATTACAGAAACCAATAATAAG GATTCTATGGATGGTACCAATTTACAGTTTAGACAGT TGGATAGCATTGAAGTATCCCAACATTGCAATATATGTGGATACCTGTAGAGAATGCTATGAAGCATATGTCATCTAtaatttcatgttatttctttCAAATTATCTGATCAATCAGTATCCAAATCTGGTGTTAATCATAGAAGCCAAGGATCAGCAGAAGCATCTGCCACCATTATGTTGTTGTCCACCGTGGGCTATGGGAGA gGTGTTGTTGTTCAGGTGCAAGCTTGGTGTTCTTCAATATACAGTTGTTAGACCATTCACCACTATAATTGCTTT AATTTGTGAATTAGTTGGTGTATATGATGAAGGAAACTTCAGTTTCAAAAATGCTTGGACCTACTTGGTTATTTTCAACAACATATCCCAGTTG TTTGCTATGTACTGCCTTGTATTATTCTATAAAGTACTACGGGATGAACTGAACCCAATCAGACCTGTGGGGAAATTTCTCTGTGTGAAGATGgtggtttttgtttctttctg GCAAGCAGTACTTATTGCATTACTGGTGAAAATTGGTATTATCTCTGAAAAACGCACATGGGAATGGCAAAGTGTTGAAGCTGTGGCAACTGGTTTACAG gattttattatttgtgtggAAATGTTCTTTGCGGCAATTGCTCACCACTACAGCTTTTCCTACAAGCCTTACGTGCAAGAAGCTGAAGAAGGCTCAtgttttgattcttttcttgCAATGTGGGATATTTCTGATCTTAGGGCAGATGTAACTGAACAAGTTCGCCATGTTG GAAGGACAGTTTTTGGTCCCCCAAGGAAAATGTTTTTTGGTGAAGATCTTGATCAGAATGAACATACAAGTTTACTCTCATCATCCACTCAGGACCCAATTTCTGCTGCATCTTCCATTCCATCATCACCTGCGGGTCATTATCAAGGGTTTGGACATACTGTGACTCCAACAATGCCTACTGAACCAATATCTGATGACTTCTGTAACTCTGCAGAAGAGAATGAAAATTCCCCTGTTCAAGGAGAGAAGCCTATGGACAAAAGTTAA